GGGCGGTGCAGGGGTACTTTGGTGGTGCCATTGATCTGTTGGGTCAGCGTTTTATTGAAATATGGTCCGGGTTGCCGGTGCTGTTTGTGCTGATCATTCTCTCCAGTATTGTGCAGCCGGGTTTCTGGTGGCTGCTGGGCATTATGGTGCTCTTCAGCTGGACGGCCCTGGTGGATGTGGTGCGGGCGGAGTTTCTGCGTGGGCGCAATCTGGAGTATGTGCGGGCGGCGCGCGCCCTGGGGGTGAGTGACGTGGCTATTATGCGTCGCCATGTGCTGCCCAACGCCATGGTGGCGACCATGACCTTCGTGCCTTTTCTCTTCACTGGCGCCGTGACGACGCTGACGGCGCTGGATTTTCTGGGTTTCGGACTGCCGCCGGGCTCGCCTTCGCTGGGGGAGCTGGTGGCCCAGGCCAAGAATAATCTCCATGCTCCCTGGCTGGGGATCACGGCGTTTTTTTCCCTGGCAACGCTGCTGACACTGCTGGTTTTTCTCGGAGAGGGTACCCGTGACGCCTTTGACCCACGAAGACACTGAAAAAGACTCTGTAAACCTGGCTGAAGGGGAGATTCTCGATGTCAGGAATCTGCGTATATCCTTTGGTGCGATGGAAGTGGTACAGGGAGTCAGCCTGCGATTGCAGCGGGGGCAGACCCTGGCCCTGGTGGGGGAGAGCGGTTCCGGCAAATCGGTGACCGCGCTGTCGCTGCTGCGACTTCTGCCTCAAGGAGCCTCCGTTGATCCGGGGAGTTCCATTGTGGTCAGCGGCCAGCCAGTGCTGTCTCTGACTCCCCGTCAGCTGCGTCAGCTGCGGGGCGGTTCCGTGGGTATGATCTTTCAGGAACCCATGACTTCCCTGAACCCTCTGCACACCATCGAAAAGCAGATCGGCGAAACCCTGCAGCTGCACCGTGGCGTCAGTGGCCGGGCGCTTCGTGAACAGGTGCTGGCCCTGCTGGAAGAGGTGGGTATCGACAATGCTGCCAGACGCATGGGTGCTTTCCCCCATGAGCTTTCGGGAGGGCAGCGGCAGCGGGTGATGATCGCCATGGCCCTGGCCAACGATCCCGCGTTGCTGATCGCAGATGAGCCCACCACCGCCCTGGATGTTACGGTGGCCAGCCAGATCCTTGAGCTGCTGAAACGCCTGCAGCGCAAGCGTCACATGGCTATACTCCTGATTACCCATAACCTGGGCATCGTGCGCCGTTACGCGCACCAGATCGCGGTGATGCAGACGGGCCGGATCGTGGAGCAGGGCACGTGCACGGAAATATTCACGTCGCCGCGCCATTGCTGCACCCGCATGCTGCTGGATGCCGAACGTCACCATCCGCCGGTACCGGTGGTGGCTGGCGCGTCGGAGCTTCTGCGGGTGGAGGATCTGCGGGTATGGTTCCCCATCAAAAAGGGTATCTGGCGGCGTACGGTGGATCATGTGCGCGCCGTGGACGGGGTCAGTCTGCGTGTGGCCAGGGGCGAAACCCTGGGGATTGTCGGCGAAAGCGGATCGGGCAAGACGACCCTGGGCCTGGCGCTGCTGCGGCTGCTGCCCGCCAGTGGCGAGATCCACTTTGATGGCCACGCCCTGCACGCGTTAAAACACAAGGCCATGCGCCCGCTGCGCCGCGCTGTTCAGGTGGTGCTGCAGGACCCCTACGGCAGCCTCAGCCCGCGAATGAATGTGGCCCAGATCCTTGAAGAAGGGCTGCTGGTGCATGGGTTCAGTGTCAGCGAGCGCCGGGAGCTGGTGCAATGGGCGCTGCAGGAAGTGGGCCTGGATGTGGCCATGCTGGAGCGCTATCCCCACGAGTTTTCCGGTGGGCAGCGCCAGCGCATTGCCATCGCCCGCGCACTGGTGCTCAACCCCCGCCTGCTGGTGCTGGATGAGCCCACTTCGGCTCTGGATCAGAGCACCCAGGCCCAGGTCATGGCCCTGCTGCGCCAGCTGCAGGCAAAGTACGGGCTGACCTACCTGTTTATCAGCCACGACCTTGGTCTGATCCGCTCCATCAGCCACCAGGTGCTGGTGATGAAGGATGGCCGGGCGGTGGAGCAGGGTTCCACGGAAGCCATCTTCGCGGAACCACGCCACCCCTACACCAGACAGTTGATGCAGTCGGCATTGACTGTCTGAACGGGCGCTCCTTGTGTCGCGAGCGTATTTTGTGTAGTATAGCCGTTATGTATCAGGAGGTGCATCCATGGAGTTCAATAAGGATCTCAAGCTGGTTATCAGTATTGTGCGAGCCGAGCATACTGAAGAGGTGATTACCGCTTTGGAAAAAGCAGGTGCCGCAGGCTGGTCTATTGTGCGTGGCCGTGGTGCCAGTTCACGCAGCCAGTTGAAGGTTTTTGGCATGCGCCTTGAGCCCATGAAAGAGGTCATCTACACTATTGTTCCCGATACCCACGCGGTTCAGGTGATGCAGACTGCCTGTGAAGTAGGCCAGCTGAATGAGCCGGGCAATGGCATCAGCTTTATTGTGAACGTGGAAGCAGCGGCCGGAGTCCTTTTCGGCTGATCTGCCGCTTGTCTATCTTCGGTTGCAACAACCATGTCAGGTTTTGACTTCCTCTCCCTCCATATCCAGTCGTTGCTTTGTCAGTACCCGTTTCAGGCGACTGATATTTTCTTTGGCAACCAGTATGAAAAGGTGGTCATTGGCCAGGATTTTCGTATGTCCAGTGGGAGTGATGATCTGGTCGTCGCGTATGATGGCGTTGATCAACGTACCCTTGGGCAGGAGCAGGTCGCGTATTTCCTTATCCACAATAGCATCTTCAAGATTCACACAATATTCAATTATGTCGGCGTTGGCTTTCCCCAGTGATACCAGTTCAATGGTATATTTCTGCGCTTTCCCCCGCTTGCTTTCCAGGTTCAGCAGCTTTGCCAGGGGCGAGATGGTTGCTCCCTGGATGAGTGTTGAGGTGAGGACGATAAAGAAGACGACGTTAAAGAAGCTCTGACTGTGCTCTATGCCTGCCAGCAGGGGATAAGTGGCCAGAATGACTGGAACGGCACCCTTCAGTCCCGACCATGAGATGAATATATACTCCCGCACGCTGTAACGGAAATTGGACATACGTATAAAGGGTAGCAGGCTGGTGGCAACTCCCAGGGGACGAGCGATGAACATCAGCACCCCAGAGAGAATCAGGCCGACAATAAGGAATTCGCTGAGCACTTCGCCAGGGAATACCAGCAGGCCAAGGACAATAAACATGAGGATCTGCATCATCCAGGCGAAGCCCTCGTTAAAGCGAAAGATGGAGTGTCGGTAAGGGACATCGGCGTTCCCCACGATAATCGCCAGTACATAGACGGCCAGGAACCCGCTGGCATTGACCAGCGCGCTGGCGCTGAAGGCAAGGAATGCCAGACTGAGTGCCAGGAGTGGGTAGAGTCCACCAGAGTCAAGGCGTATGCGGTTCAGTATCCATACAGCCGCGCGTCCCAGAGTATATCCCATAAGCAGACCCATTCCCATCTGCCAGAAAAACTGGGGAATAAGGGTCAGCATATTGGTGTCTTCGTACTGGATCATCTGGATAAAAGAGATGGTGAGGAAGACTGCCATGGGGTCGTTGCTGCCTGATTCCGCCTCCAGGGTGCGCGCCAGTCTTTCTTTGATAGCTTTTCCACTGAAAACAGAGAAAACCGCAGCGGCATCGGTGGAACCCACAATGGAGCCCAGGAGCAGTGCCTCAAGCCAGCTGATGGGAAGAATAAGCTTGGCGGCCACGGCTACGCTCAGGGCGGTGAAGACGACGCCAATGGTTGCCAGGCTGAGCGCAGGCGCCAGAACTGGACGCACCGAAGACCACCTGGTCTGCATACCACCGTCAAAGAGGATGATGACCAGGGCGATAGTGCCGAAAAACTGCGCCAGGTAGGCGTCTGAAAAGTCAATAAGGCCCAGTCCGTCACTGCCCGCCAGCATGCCAAAGCCCAGGAAGAGCACCAGTGCTGGTACACCGAATCGCGTGGCAAAACGGGTAGCGAAGATGCTTATAATGGCAAGCAGGGCAAAGAGAACCAGGTAGTAGTTGGTGTAGAACAGTTCAGGTATTCCCGAGGAGAAAAAATCCGCGATCATGGTTGTGCTTCCCTTTTGAATCGGGTTTTCGTGATGATGTCATCATAGGAGAAAGTGTGAGTCGGGAACAAGAAGTTTCCTTGTCAATGGCTCCTGTCAACTATATAGTTGTATGGTTTTTTATATTTTTTGTGAGGTGTTCCATGAATATCGATCGCGTTGTCTTTGCTTTCGCCGGAACGGTTATCCTGCTCAGCGTGCTGCTGACCTATGCCATCAGCCCCTGGTGGCTGCTGCTCACGGCATTTGTGGGGCTGAACATGCTGCAGGCGGCCTTTACGGGTTTCTGTCCATTGGCGGTTATTCTCAAAAAGCTTGGGGTAAAACCGGGACAGGCGTTTTCCTGAGGCGGGTGCTGATCAGTCGAACAGGCCCTGGGGTTCCGCAGCGCGCGGAGAGTTCAGCCCGAAGTGACGGTAGCCGTTTTCCGTGATGATGCGTCCGCGTGGGGTGCGCTGCAGCAGGCCCTGCTGAATGAGGTAAGGCTCGCAGACATCTTCCAGGGTGCCGCGCTCTTCGGCGGTACAGGCGGCCAGGGTGTCCAGGCCGACGGGACCGCCACTGAACTTTTCAATAATGGCCAGCAGTACCTTGCGGTCCAGGTAGTCGAGGCCGGCTTCGTCCACTTCCAGCTGTTCCAGGGCGTAACGGGCGATGGCGTGGTCGATGCTGCCGTGGCCCTTGATCTGGGCGAAGTCGCGCACGCGCCGCAGCAGCCGGTTGGCGATGCGGGGAGTTCCCCTGGAGCGGCGGGCCAGCTCCCGCGCGCCATCGCCTTCAATGGCGATACCCAGGATGCTGGCGGACCGGGTGATGATGGCCAGCAGGTCGTCCACTTCGTAGAATTCCAGGCGGCTGTGGACGCCAAAGCGGTCGCGCAGTGGCGAACTCAGGAGTCCGGCCCTGGTGGTGGCACCGATCAGGGTAAAGGGTGGCAGGTCTATTTTGATGCTGCGCGCCGCTGGCCCCTGTCCGATGATGATATCCAGCTGGAAGTCCTCCATGGCGGGGTAGAGGATTTCTTCGACGGAGGTATTCAGACGGTGAATTTCATCGATGAAGAGTACGTCGCCTGACTGCAGGTTGGTGAGGATGGCGGCCAGGTCGGCGGATTTTTCGATGACCGGGCCGGAGGTGGAGCGGATATTGACGCCCATCTCATTGGCGATGATATGGGCGATGGTGGTCTTGCCCAGTCCCGGCGGGCCGGAAAAGAGGATATGGTCCACTGGCTCTCCACGGCCTTTGGCTGCCTGGAGAAAGACGGAGAGGTTGTCCTTGAGGCGCTGCTGGCCGATATACTGGGACAGGTTCTCCGGTCGCAGGCGCAGTTCCTGCTGGTCTTCTTCGTGTATCTGTCCGCTGATCAGGCGTTCTTCGCTCATTGATGGCCCCGCTGTCTGAGTACTTCACGGATAATAGAGGTTTCACTGTCGGCTCCGGCTGCCATGGCGCGGCGCGCGGCGCTGTCGGCTTCTTCGCGGCGCAGTCCCAGGGCGATCAGGCCCTGTACCGCATCGGCAAAGACCGATGGTGTCCCGGAAGTGGTGCCGGTAAAGGCCTGGGGCGCGCTGCTGGTGGCGGCAGCGGGAGTGACCTTGTCCTTGAGTTCCAGGGCGATCTTTTCAGCCACTTTCTTGCCCACACCGGGAATACGCTGAATCGTGGCGATGTCGCCCATGGCGATGGCGTTGCCCAGCTGTTGCGTGTTCAGGGTGCCCACTGCGGCCAGGGCAATCTTCGCTCCGATGCCGGAGACTTTCATGAGGAGCAGGAAGAGGGCTTTCTCTTCACTGCTGCTGAATCCATACAGGGTGATGGCATCTTCTTTGACGCCCATCCAGGTCTGAATGCTCACCGTCTGATCCACCTTCAGCGAGGTGGCCAGGGAGGCGGGGATGGAGAGTTCGTAGCCGACTCCACCGGAGGTCAGTATGGTGGCGCGATCCTGGGTGAGGCTGTGTACCGTGCCGCTGACGAGGGAAATCATCGGTGTGCTCCGCGAAGGTTGGTGCGGCCAATGGCCTGCTGGTGGGCAATGTGCTGGGAGAGGGCGATGGCAGCTGCCAGCGCGTCCGCGGCATCTTCGGGTTTCGGCAGTGTGGCGAGGCTCAGGAGCATCTGCACCATGCGGCCCACCTGCTCCTTGGGTGCCTTGCCGTAACCAGTGACACTCTGCTTGATCTGCAGGGCGCTCAGTTCCACCACATCCAGGCCTTGGCTGAGGCAGGTGATCATCAGGACTCCCCGGGCGTGGCCCAGTTTCAGGGCCGACTGAGGATTCTGGGCCAGAAAGACTTCCTCAATACAGACGTGGGCCGGTGAGTGCTCCCGCAGTACTTCATTCAGACCCTGCTGCAGGTGGAGCATACGCTGGGGAAAGGGGAGATCGACGGGTGGGCGTATGGCGCCGTGGGCACGGTGCAGAAGCTGATTGCCCCGTGCTTCCACTATCCCGTATCCCGTTATGCGGGTTCCCGGATCAATTCCCAGCAGGATCACGGGTTCAGCTGTTCCATCAGCGCGTCGTCAATGTCAAAGTTCATATAGACATTCTGCACATCATCGCAGTCTTCCAGGGCTTCCATGAGGCTGAGCACCTGGGTGGCGATTTTCTCATCCTCCACCGTGATGGTGGTGGCGGGTACCATGTTCATCTCTGCGGTTTCAATGGGAATACCTGCCTCTTCCATGGCGTCGCGCACGGCCATGAAGTCTTCAGCCGCCGCGATGATCTCAAACATGCCATCGCCACTTTTCACATCTTCGGCACCGGCATCCAGGGCCACCAGCATGACATCGTCCTCGCTGGCAGACTCGGCGTTGACGGTGATGACACCCTTGCGGCTGAACAGGTAGCCCACGCAACCCGACTCGCCGAGGGAGCCGCCGCGCTTGCTGAAGATGTGCCGAACTTCGGCGACGGTGCGGTTCTTGTTATCGGTCAGGGACTCCACCATAACGGCGATGCCGCCAGGGGCGTAGCCTTCGTAGGTAATGGATTCATAGTTGTCGCCATCCATGCCGCCGATACCGCGCTTGATGGCGCGCTGCACGTTGTCATTGGGCATGTTGACGCCTTTGGCTTTCTGCAGGGCCAGTCGCAGGGCGGGGTTCATATCCGGGTCAGCGCCGTTGCGTGCCGCGATGGCAATCTCCTTGGCGACCTTGGTGAAAATTTTGCCACGTTTGGCGTCCTGTGCGCCTTTGCGATGTCTGATGTTGGCCCATTTGGAATGACCTGCCATAAATCCTCCGAGTATAAAAATGACGTATGATTAGCGTTCTATAGTGATCTGCCGTACCAGAGAGGCGGCAATGGTGTAGCTGCCGAAACCGGTCTTACCGGAGAAGGTGCCATGGCCGTGCAGAATACGCAGCGTATCGTTGCCAGTCTGGATGACCATTTCGTCCTGTTCTATGTCGATCTGGTGAATTTTTGGCAGTTCAATGCGGATATCGGCGGAACCAAGTTTGCCCTGAATGAAGGGGGCGTGATTGTAGGTGAGTCCCTCCACCCGCACGCTTTTGCCGGAGGTGTCGGTGACAGTGGCGGTGGGGCCGGCAATGGATGGCCCCATGGCGGTAAGGGTGATCAGGGCGATCAGAAGCAGGGCAAGGGAGATGGTGAATTTTTTCATGGGCAACTCACTTTGCTGTGTATTCGTGAAGGGTGCTGAGCAGGCCGTCGGTGTCAAAGGTTGCGGCCTGGGCCAGAATCTGATATCCGCGCTGCTTTACGGTCGCCGTGGTGGGAGGTCCGATAGTGATGATGGGAACCTGCCACAGGATGCCGCTGTCCCGGACCCTGTCCAGAAAGTAGCCTGCCGCAAAACTTGAAGTAAATACCACAAAATCAGGTTTTCTGTCCACTGTGCGCTGGAGAAACTCTCCGGGGTGGGCGATGCCTTCACTGTGGTAGAGGTGCAGTTCCTCGACGGCAAAGCCGTGATGCCTCAGGGTGTCGGGCAGAATCTCGCGGCCACCGGCGCCGCGGGCCAGCAGAAATCTGGAGTTGGACGGTTTGTAGTGCTGGCAGAGTTCCCGGGCGAAGGCGGCGGCTTCCGAGGTATCTGCCACGTACTCAACGCGCAGGTTGCGGGCTTCGCAGGCCTGCCGGGTTCCCTGTCCGATGGCCAGAACCGGTGGAGCAGAAGCTGCGTCCATGTTAGCCATGGCGAGCATGCGCGCCAGATGTTCCACTCCCTCGCGGGATGTCAGCAGAATATGGGAGTAGTTGCCCAGGCACTGCAGGGCAGCAGGAAGTTGATGTTCTGCAGAGAGAGGCGCGGTGCGGCTGGCAGGAGCCACCAGCACCCGAAAACCTTCTTCCAGCAGCCGCCGGGTGAAGGTGAATGACTGGCTCACTGGCCGGGTATTGATGACGATGGGGCCATCCGTTTTGCCGAGTACCGGGTTTTCGCAATCTACCAGAATGTCACCGGATTCGCGGTAGTCGAGGTGGTGCTGCTGCGGTGCCAGGGTGATGTACTGGAGATACGCCTCATAGCTGTAGAATCCGATATTCTGCTGGTTGTGGTCGACGAGTCTGACATGGCGGCAGCTGGCAGGGATGGTGATGTGCTCCATGGCCGCTGTCAGGTCCGGTAGTCGGCATTGACCCGCACGTATTCGTAGCCCAGGTCAGAGCACCAGTAGTCGTGGGTGCCGGAGCCGAGCTTCAGGTCAAAGGTAACGGTGAATTCCGGCTGGGCCAGCACCTCGGCGCAGCGCTTTTCCGCCTCATCGCCCAGACCGATTCCGTCGGCGACCATCTGTTCGCGGTCGAAGAAGAGGTCGTACCCGTAGCGATTGATGGCCGCGCCGGAATAGCCCACGGCGGCGGCGATGCGGCCCCAGTTGGGATCGCTGCCGAAAAAGGCTGTTTTGCAGAGGTTTGAGTCGGCGATGGAGCGGGCGGCGGTGCGGGCATCTTCGTCGCTGGCGGCCCCCCTGACGACAATATGGACGGTCTTGGTGGAACCTTCGCCATCGCGGACGATCTGTTTGGCCAGTTTGAGCAGCAGTTCCGTGAGCACATCCCGGAAGAACTCCCACTCGGGAGTATCCACTTCCATGGCAGGTGTATGGGATTCGCCGTTGGCCAGCAGGCTGACCATATCGTTGGTGGACATGTCGCCATCCACCAGGATGCGGTTGAAGGTGAGGTCCACTGCGTGACGCAGGGCCTTCTGGGCTGCAGCAGGGGTCAGGTTGGCGTCGGTCTGCACAAAGCACAGCATGGTTGCCATGTTGGGGCAGATCATGCCGGCTCCCTTGCAGATGGCGCTGATGACGATTTCCCGGTCACCACGGGGCAGACGTACACCATCGAACTTTTCAAAGAGATCGGTGGTTTTGATGGCCATGGCCAGGGGCTGTGGCCGATAGGGCGACAGGTTGCCGGCAATGGCCGTGATAGCCGGGGCGATGCGATCCATGGGCAGGGGGACGCCAATAACGCCAGTGCTGGCCACCAGAACTTCGTCGGTGCCGATCTGCAGAGATCTGGCGACAGTGTCGGCCATGGCGCGGGCATCCTTTTCCCCCTGTGCTCCGGTGGAGGCGTTGGCGTTGCCGCTGTTGACGATAATGGCCCGCACGCGGCTGTCCTGCAGCGACTGGCGACAGATGTCAATGGGAGCGGCGTAGACGCGGTTGGTGGTGAAGACCGCCGCGCCGGTACACGGGGTGGGAGAGTAGATAATCGCCATGTCATCGCG
This portion of the Desulfurispirillum indicum S5 genome encodes:
- a CDS encoding ABC transporter permease — its product is MAPTCVPLSLNRRRWQQFRSNRRAWYSLWILLGLFVLSLGAELIANERPLLVRFEGTWYVPLVKEYDETVFGGDLPISADYRDPFLRELIEANGFLIWAPLRYHYRSINYASAHPHPAPPSRENWLGTDDQGRDVLARLIYGFRVSFLFAFALTVASCLIGVAAGAVQGYFGGAIDLLGQRFIEIWSGLPVLFVLIILSSIVQPGFWWLLGIMVLFSWTALVDVVRAEFLRGRNLEYVRAARALGVSDVAIMRRHVLPNAMVATMTFVPFLFTGAVTTLTALDFLGFGLPPGSPSLGELVAQAKNNLHAPWLGITAFFSLATLLTLLVFLGEGTRDAFDPRRH
- a CDS encoding dipeptide ABC transporter ATP-binding protein, producing MEVVQGVSLRLQRGQTLALVGESGSGKSVTALSLLRLLPQGASVDPGSSIVVSGQPVLSLTPRQLRQLRGGSVGMIFQEPMTSLNPLHTIEKQIGETLQLHRGVSGRALREQVLALLEEVGIDNAARRMGAFPHELSGGQRQRVMIAMALANDPALLIADEPTTALDVTVASQILELLKRLQRKRHMAILLITHNLGIVRRYAHQIAVMQTGRIVEQGTCTEIFTSPRHCCTRMLLDAERHHPPVPVVAGASELLRVEDLRVWFPIKKGIWRRTVDHVRAVDGVSLRVARGETLGIVGESGSGKTTLGLALLRLLPASGEIHFDGHALHALKHKAMRPLRRAVQVVLQDPYGSLSPRMNVAQILEEGLLVHGFSVSERRELVQWALQEVGLDVAMLERYPHEFSGGQRQRIAIARALVLNPRLLVLDEPTSALDQSTQAQVMALLRQLQAKYGLTYLFISHDLGLIRSISHQVLVMKDGRAVEQGSTEAIFAEPRHPYTRQLMQSALTV
- a CDS encoding P-II family nitrogen regulator, yielding MEFNKDLKLVISIVRAEHTEEVITALEKAGAAGWSIVRGRGASSRSQLKVFGMRLEPMKEVIYTIVPDTHAVQVMQTACEVGQLNEPGNGISFIVNVEAAAGVLFG
- a CDS encoding potassium/proton antiporter codes for the protein MIADFFSSGIPELFYTNYYLVLFALLAIISIFATRFATRFGVPALVLFLGFGMLAGSDGLGLIDFSDAYLAQFFGTIALVIILFDGGMQTRWSSVRPVLAPALSLATIGVVFTALSVAVAAKLILPISWLEALLLGSIVGSTDAAAVFSVFSGKAIKERLARTLEAESGSNDPMAVFLTISFIQMIQYEDTNMLTLIPQFFWQMGMGLLMGYTLGRAAVWILNRIRLDSGGLYPLLALSLAFLAFSASALVNASGFLAVYVLAIIVGNADVPYRHSIFRFNEGFAWMMQILMFIVLGLLVFPGEVLSEFLIVGLILSGVLMFIARPLGVATSLLPFIRMSNFRYSVREYIFISWSGLKGAVPVILATYPLLAGIEHSQSFFNVVFFIVLTSTLIQGATISPLAKLLNLESKRGKAQKYTIELVSLGKANADIIEYCVNLEDAIVDKEIRDLLLPKGTLINAIIRDDQIITPTGHTKILANDHLFILVAKENISRLKRVLTKQRLDMEGEEVKT
- a CDS encoding YgaP family membrane protein yields the protein MNIDRVVFAFAGTVILLSVLLTYAISPWWLLLTAFVGLNMLQAAFTGFCPLAVILKKLGVKPGQAFS
- the ruvB gene encoding Holliday junction branch migration DNA helicase RuvB gives rise to the protein MSEERLISGQIHEEDQQELRLRPENLSQYIGQQRLKDNLSVFLQAAKGRGEPVDHILFSGPPGLGKTTIAHIIANEMGVNIRSTSGPVIEKSADLAAILTNLQSGDVLFIDEIHRLNTSVEEILYPAMEDFQLDIIIGQGPAARSIKIDLPPFTLIGATTRAGLLSSPLRDRFGVHSRLEFYEVDDLLAIITRSASILGIAIEGDGARELARRSRGTPRIANRLLRRVRDFAQIKGHGSIDHAIARYALEQLEVDEAGLDYLDRKVLLAIIEKFSGGPVGLDTLAACTAEERGTLEDVCEPYLIQQGLLQRTPRGRIITENGYRHFGLNSPRAAEPQGLFD
- the ruvA gene encoding Holliday junction branch migration protein RuvA; the encoded protein is MISLVSGTVHSLTQDRATILTSGGVGYELSIPASLATSLKVDQTVSIQTWMGVKEDAITLYGFSSSEEKALFLLLMKVSGIGAKIALAAVGTLNTQQLGNAIAMGDIATIQRIPGVGKKVAEKIALELKDKVTPAAATSSAPQAFTGTTSGTPSVFADAVQGLIALGLRREEADSAARRAMAAGADSETSIIREVLRQRGHQ
- the ruvC gene encoding crossover junction endodeoxyribonuclease RuvC, giving the protein MILLGIDPGTRITGYGIVEARGNQLLHRAHGAIRPPVDLPFPQRMLHLQQGLNEVLREHSPAHVCIEEVFLAQNPQSALKLGHARGVLMITCLSQGLDVVELSALQIKQSVTGYGKAPKEQVGRMVQMLLSLATLPKPEDAADALAAAIALSQHIAHQQAIGRTNLRGAHR
- a CDS encoding YebC/PmpR family DNA-binding transcriptional regulator, with the protein product MAGHSKWANIRHRKGAQDAKRGKIFTKVAKEIAIAARNGADPDMNPALRLALQKAKGVNMPNDNVQRAIKRGIGGMDGDNYESITYEGYAPGGIAVMVESLTDNKNRTVAEVRHIFSKRGGSLGESGCVGYLFSRKGVITVNAESASEDDVMLVALDAGAEDVKSGDGMFEIIAAAEDFMAVRDAMEEAGIPIETAEMNMVPATTITVEDEKIATQVLSLMEALEDCDDVQNVYMNFDIDDALMEQLNP
- a CDS encoding uroporphyrinogen-III synthase — its product is MEHITIPASCRHVRLVDHNQQNIGFYSYEAYLQYITLAPQQHHLDYRESGDILVDCENPVLGKTDGPIVINTRPVSQSFTFTRRLLEEGFRVLVAPASRTAPLSAEHQLPAALQCLGNYSHILLTSREGVEHLARMLAMANMDAASAPPVLAIGQGTRQACEARNLRVEYVADTSEAAAFARELCQHYKPSNSRFLLARGAGGREILPDTLRHHGFAVEELHLYHSEGIAHPGEFLQRTVDRKPDFVVFTSSFAAGYFLDRVRDSGILWQVPIITIGPPTTATVKQRGYQILAQAATFDTDGLLSTLHEYTAK
- the argJ gene encoding bifunctional glutamate N-acetyltransferase/amino-acid acetyltransferase ArgJ, producing the protein MSVNEAVIWDQHAVPRGFLGTAGRVPVKPKNTSRDDMAIIYSPTPCTGAAVFTTNRVYAAPIDICRQSLQDSRVRAIIVNSGNANASTGAQGEKDARAMADTVARSLQIGTDEVLVASTGVIGVPLPMDRIAPAITAIAGNLSPYRPQPLAMAIKTTDLFEKFDGVRLPRGDREIVISAICKGAGMICPNMATMLCFVQTDANLTPAAAQKALRHAVDLTFNRILVDGDMSTNDMVSLLANGESHTPAMEVDTPEWEFFRDVLTELLLKLAKQIVRDGEGSTKTVHIVVRGAASDEDARTAARSIADSNLCKTAFFGSDPNWGRIAAAVGYSGAAINRYGYDLFFDREQMVADGIGLGDEAEKRCAEVLAQPEFTVTFDLKLGSGTHDYWCSDLGYEYVRVNADYRT